The genomic segment GTAATACACATTCGACTTGCCATATGGTGGTGAATGTATAAATCTGAACAGCTCCATGTCATGAATCATCCGAAGCTGAAGAGAGTTAACTATTGTTGTTCTTGGGCaatctttataaaaatttgtttgcatGCGGAACAACTAGCTGGAACAACCCCATTTGGTTGAGCTAAATCTGTAGCTATTGACATCTAATTTGAAGTTGTGGCATCTTTTCCGAATTTCCGCCCAGTGTGGTTGGTTGTCTTGGGAATTATACTTTTTGATATGTTATACTATTGCCAGACGAAACGGCACGAAATAAAGACCTTGATAATACCATTCTCTTAACAGATAATAATTAAATTAGTAATCgctaatataaaatgaaactgtCTTTACATGTTACATCGCCTTTTGATCAATTACGAAATCAAAACTTTGCGAGTATTTACACCGAGAATTAGCGCGAGGCCTATGGAGCGGGAGCATAGGTGGCTTAATATTAAGTGCAGTGGCTTAAGGGGATAGAatgaacaggggtgggcaaggtttttaaaccaggggccaaaaaattTGCCCACCTTCACTGGCGGGCCAtttaagtgtgacgtaaaatgttacattttatgtacaatatttacagtgttacagaaGCAAAAGTAAAAAAGAATAGGCCTCGTGCCAATACtcaatttaatcgcaatctcaacaaattccttgaatatttttttaactaaagtatcaaaatttggttttagtttggttgtggtagAATCTGCCGGGCCGGTTAAATTGCCCAGCAGGCTGAATTTGGTCCTCGGGCAGTAGTTTGCCCATTGGtaagacattttagaatttcAGAAGATCTTGAGTTGATTGTGTGAAGGACCTCGACTCCGATAACCTTTCTCAAACTTCCGGATTTTCTGATGTTATCCaccaataatatttttgattgaaaacgtCTGTGATTGATGTGATATTGCTGACGTTATAATGCAATATACTTGCGTCATCATTTGTCAATTATGTGCGAAAAGTGTAGCTGTCATATTTCGAAATGAATTGAAGTCTAAACGTGTTTCAACTTCGCTATATATAAATTAGGTTTCTCTATGTGAGTCACTTTCGTTACAACATGACTGTTGCAGTATGTGGCAGGTATTGGAATAATATATCTAGGATAGTTGGGTATTGCTCGTTCGGTTAAGAAAAAAATCGTCGTCTTTAGCGGTGGTTAAAAAGGTTGAGCTCCATTATTCACTCTGGCGCTGGTTTGCAGAATTAAACGCCTGGTTGTTTTTGGTTTGgttaatgtgaaattttacctTAAATGcagtaattaattaaaaaagttCGTTGGAACATACTTGAGCAAAAGAAAGGGTTCAGGGCGATAATTTATAGTGAATATTTTTCACATCAGGTGTTTAATTACTGATGTTCTGGGTTTCCACTGAAGCTATGTCAACCTCGCTGAAAATTGGTGTTAGAGCGAACTAGTGGACATGAGCAATGAATTATGTACCCCGCGTTATCATGTGTTTCCTTTGCAGTCAAATAACAActgtattttataaattcattctGCTCTGCCAAACATGGTTCAATATAAGTTTGTATAAAATGCATAATCACTttggaattttaatttcaaatggtATTGTAGCTGAAATCATAATTGTTTGTTAGGTATCAATCGCATTCCTTTATGCAGCGAGGcattttttattatagaacTCACCAATAATATCTACTTGCATTGGTGGTCTGTATAATGCCGGTGCTTTATAACCATAGgagatttaaataaatttgtacGATATACAATGTTCGTCTTATTACCCTTACATCCACTTACTCTCTTAAGCCCGATCAGTAAAACCAAGTGCTGTCTGACTGTTTAATGAAAAGACCGCCACGGTGATTTTAACGCGCACATGTCTGTAACCCCATGAATATTAATCAAGCGCACGATAATTAGGTGCTTTTGTCGCATAATGATCAACTCACCAGGTAACGAACATCTGTCCTTATTATCGAATAGACAAGCTATAATACGATGAGCAAATAACGTCCAGTCTTATGTATTTTACTAGAAATGTCCCATGGCTTAATCTTGTCCAGACGGCAGCTGAGCGCAGTTAATCCAGATAATCATCGAGACAAAGCCGCATCCCTGCTGTCGTCCGTACTTGCTATAGAATACGATTTTGTGTTTTGACGTGATAGGACTGACACTATTGACACCGAACTTACTGACCTTTCGTATCAGTAGATACTTGTTCACAGTCTTATTTGTTGCGGAACAGCACATAAATCGGTCTGCCGAGGCGTTTGATCACTGCTAGAAAATCACCTGAAAGCGTTGAATTTTGTAGAAAATCTATTTGGCATTCGAGGCTTTCAGAGATTCAGTTTACATAGCGAGTGGTTGCTACCAAGATTATTCACGGTAACACACGTATAACTAGAGCTATGCAATAAGGTTCCATGTGGAAATTATAACTTGAATTGTATTCTGACTCTTTCTTACCGTTAGTTTGTTCATACTTTTTTGTACAACAGACTGTCCCGCGAGGATTTAATTGCCATGCGGAGACAAAAGAGTTAATTGACAGATAATAGATCGGTGCGTCGTTGTTAAACTTTGCGATTTTCTATTATTAAGTCTAGAATATCTTTAACCACGAACAAAGGAATAATTAAAAGAGCATTATGACCGAAGAAAATCCCCAAGTGACTATCGATTCACAAGTCACAGAGGAACCGGCAAAAGCAGATTGTGAAGTGACAGCAAAAGCAGAAGACACACCAAACGAAGTTGAAACAAAAGTGGAAGACTCTAAGACAGAGGAATCGACAGCCGAGGAGCAAACAGAAGCAAAGGCAGACGAGAAATCAGAAGAACCGCAAGAATCTATTGAACCTAAAGAAGTAGAAGAACCGCAAGGAACTACTGAACCTGAACCAGAAGAACCGCAGGAAACTACTGAACTCAAAGAAGAAGAACCGCAGGAAACTACTAAAACTACAGTAGAGGAACCCCAGGAAAGCATTACTGAAGGTTTGTTGTAGTTAACTTGTATggtaggggggggggggactttTACCTATTTTGTTATCTATCATAAGCTATTACCCGTCACTACGAAATCTAAAATTGTGATTTGCCAGCTCGGCAGTCCAAGCTCTGGTGATCTGGGTTTCTTCGCTGCGCCTACATAGTGTAATTCGGAGTCAGTAAAATTTCGCAAATAGATTCATTCAGAATACTCAAAagcaatttatttcaaacttttctaTATTGCCGATCCCGTGTTCGGATTAATCTGTGGCCAAAGATGTTTACGCAACCTACttgatgcaaaaaatatacatcGTAATAGTCTTGGCAAAATGTCAGATATTGATCAAAAAACTCCTAAATCCTAGTTTGGACTTTATTACACACAGACTGTTAGTGCAATGCGAATTATCTcagtttataatatataattgatTCTGAAAAGTTTATTTTCTAGCATAAAACTTACTCCAAGGTGGCGATTTTCACCTGAAATATTGTTGGGATTGGGATTGGATAGTGTCTGTTGATTGTAGCTTGATTATACCTAGTATCTATCAAAAAAGCGTGCATCTTAGCCTTCTTAGGACAAGGATCAAAATTGGTAATTTGTGCGAATTTATTGACACATAAGAAGTAAACCTGGCTAGCATTTCTAGATGGATATTGTGAATTTCTGTTCCTTAACGCTCAATCCTTCTATTGTCCAATTTCTTACAGAATGTTTTCATAGAGAAAACCGCTTATGTATATTGAAGGCAATATCAATATTTTCGTTGCCATATCTGATGGAACAAcccaaaataatatttaggtATGAGTTCGAAAAATCTACGAAGTAAATTTAATAATGGCTCGGTGTGGATTCCGCCTTCTGTACGTCTGCATCATTCGCATGACATATCAATTATTTAGAGGTTTCGAGTCGATTTTTGAGCGGGGTTTTTATGCGGCCTTTTACGGAGGTCTTGCGATAAACATTTTATCAGAATGTCGGCTCTAGCGCTTCTGTAGAAGTCATGGAAAAAAGAGAAACACTAAACATGCGCCAAGCTCATCCAAAGAAAAGCCAGTACAAAAGCGTATCATCGACCCGTACGCGGTAACGAGTGTCGATAACGCGAGAGTCGATCAGTCTGGTAGTCGAAACAGCGAATGTATCTGCAGACGGGGCGTGGCTGCGAGCGATCGATTAGCTATAGGAGTCATCGAATACTTTCAACGTTTTTTGCTGTGGTCATTTTAGACTTCGAGCGCGAGATGAGGACAGGACATTCGCCTAAGTAAGGGATATTGGATTGGATGAGAAGGAATCCATAGCATAATTGCGAGGGACGAGATTATAGTGATTTGAACTAGTTGGTTAACGAAGATGTTCGTTTGAAATAGTGAACATAAAAATGTTGTAATTATGTTTGTTTTCCCCAGTACAAGGATTTAGAAGTTGGAATCGCCCACTATCGCTCAcaaatacaaatacaaaataggaaacaatagggtgttattattaaaataacccatacataagaactatgcgtTTGCAGAAAAGTTGGTTAAAATGGTCATCCGAATTTTAAAAATGCCTTCTGTTCGTGCCCTATTTTAGTATATTCAACCTTCTTCACCCGGATTTGTGGGTTCGAATTAATACTCGAAATGAAACAACGTCCACGAACTTGAGTTTCACTACAAAACGGCGAAAACACATGCACGTTCCAGgatattgtttgaatatttcTGAGAAAATGTTCGTTCCCACCTCCCACACTTATTGCGAAACATTCTTTCTATCTGACTAGACCTAcattgttgttgttatgaaatTCCACCCATAGCAACCGGATTATTGACATTCTTGTTCTATCAGTTGTTTTGCAGTAATGCAAATTCCTTTGGCATTGTTGTATCATATTTTAATCTCGTGTAATCTTATTTCCAGTGTTGAAGGTTTTCGTATATATTGATTGTTACGTCAGCTGTTTTTAtagttatttgaatatttcatcaCAGAAGCACCTGCTCAAGCACAAACAGACGAAATGCCTGAAGAACAAACGAAAACCGAAGGTAATTAAAATTTTCTCTATGATCGAACAATTGCTTTTAGAAACCTCGATACAATGATTGATTATCGTAGATCAAAGGAAACTAATTATTACGCAACAATGGATGCGAAATTACCGATGACCTATTCAACATTAGGTCAGACTACgcagcaataaaaaaaaacgctcgCTATTCGAGCCGCCGCCTGCAACATTGCATCGTGTGGTGTCTTTATCACTTACGACATTAATTACTAACGAGTAAATCGCTTCCAAAATGTATTTAAGTCTTATTTATAATGGGTCTGAAACGTTTAAAATagaattataattattattagaatttgtcaagtctcgcgcccacctcaaaaataactagctaacaataagccacaaataacagatagtatgacgaaagtatgttttagtCAAAAcgtgaatatccaaaataaagaaatgtaaccATCCAAAATAgggcaggcaagatcaaatctaacaaatatttttatttaaataagcttcacgtcccctcaaaaaattgtacACGCCCGCTCTGTGGCCCAATGTCTATAAGATATTTAAGGGTTTATTTTCGCAAATAAATACAgcaaattgtatatattttgtcTTACTTTAAGGAGGTTTCGTTTATTGCCAAAAGAAACATGAGGTCATGCATTCCCTCGAAGATGCATTTCATGTATTTGCGAATGACATAATTCTTTGAAAGCTATAGTCGCCAAATCCTACGTCACATAGTAACGCAATATATTAATAACACGTACGCTGAGTTTACGCAATTTCACGTAGCTCTCACGCACTGGCGCGATCAAAGAGCACGTAATCCAAATAATCAAAGTCCGAACTGAATCAATCGCTTCTAAAGCGAGAACACGAAGTTAAGTTTGCTGATTAATGTAAAACAAAAGAATGGCAATTGATAGATCATTCATTTGTCGGAGTGCAGGACCTGCCTTAACTATTGCTAGACCTTATGAGAAAGTGATTCTGCGTGCACACTAGAGATGAAAATAATATCCGGAAATATGATTGCAAGGGAAAACGAATTCGTCTCATTTTAACTATGTTTGAGATggcaattaaataaaatttatgttacTGTCATtgcgtaaaaaaaaaataaaaacgcgggCCCTTACATGATAATAACGTACAGTGTTAATATTTACGCCCAGATTTACTGGGTGCCTATTGCGGCCGCTTAGGTTGCACAGACGGCCCGACCGAGTGTAACGAATTCCATTTGCAGTAGCAACGCTTTTAGCGAGCGATCTCTTGTTTCTTTCCAAGTTTCATTGATTGAATTTATTTCCAGAACAAGTGGAAGCCGCTCAGGTAGAAACACCAAAAGATGCGGAGACTGCTCCCGAGACTACAGAAAAACAGGAGGTGACGTCAGAACCAGCtgatgaagaacaaactgaagCCAAAGAAGAACCAAAGCAGGAAGAAGCGAAGGTTGGTCTATGTTGCTTTGTCATGATGAGGCCGTGGTGCTTGACACCAGTTGTAGAAGTAGGGTCATTTACCTAGAAGCTGTATCTGACTGATTTCCCTAAATTCATTTTGCtttcaaatattgcatttgGAATTTTTTATCAGTTGGGGTTACTCAGACGGACTCCATATCCTTCTGTTATGTCTTTGCTTCAGTGGGTTATTATTCATGGAATGCAAGGATGCCCCAGTATAAataaaacgttacagaaatacattttagGTTCATGTGAAAAAACCGTATTGAATGAATCAAATAGAATATGtcttgaaatgaaattttatcaaattccCTAAATACTTTCATTTATCTCACGGTATTCATCGCCTTGACTCCGGCcgggaaatttgaaattgtgaCAAGAGATACCTCCTGGTGtctcatataaatatattggtCAATTTCAATTGGCAAAATGGCAAATTAATAAACTCGCCGATAATAACAGTAAAATTTATGAAGTTTGATTAGATATCAGGACCATGCGTATCTTATTAACAGCTTTGGTTTTCCCTCAATTTCCATTTCTCTATAAAATTGGGTTTTCAATTTTCTCTCAGTTctacatatataataaatatattttcgactgaaaaaaacatttgagaGAAGCGAACATGTGTTCAATCCCGCCACCTATTCACTGAATAATATTTCATGTCCCACCACATATAGCAGAGTCTCGTTTCATTCCAACAGGAACCTGATGCCGCAACAGAAGAAGTAAAACCAGAAGAATCAGAGAAGGAAGAAAAACCAACGGAAGAAGGCAAAGCTGAAGCGAGCGCATCAGAACCGCAAACAAGTAAAGAACAGAAAGAGGAGAAAAAGGAAGAGGTAATTTGTTGCGATTTGGCCCGAAATCTTTTACGAATTCGAAAAATAGCGTGAAATATTGATTAGTCTGATTTGAACTCGACTAAAAgtggcgttccagaagtatgtgtaccaatatggaggtaactaattttgttcgcctactttacatcaagtatcaagcagggggtgtattcacttggctaacacagacagccccgaactcgtaatagaactaaaataagaaaaataagaataaactgatggcctaacctggtacacacactacgggagtaccctataTATAGCGGGAATGTTTGATTAGTCTGATATGAATCTGACTAAACGACTCAATCATTTTATTAACTGGTTCATAACGCTgattttgcgtttttttttacCTCAGTACAAGTACATTCAGCTCATGGTTCagatttaaaaattgttttgaacaGATTCAAATGATTTTTGTTAGAATGCCCGACGGCGACGACAATTTTGTGGTTTGAAGTAAAACCTTGTGAAATTGAGTCATCAGTGTGATTTGCATAATGTAGATCTGCTGATGCCGCAACATATATTTTACTCGATATTTATTTACAGGAACACAAAAAGAAAAGGAAGCGTCTGTCAAGCAAATCATTTAGAAatgtattttcgaaaatgttcaGCAGAAAACCAGCAAAAGTGAAGGAAGAAGGTAAGAAATTATCCCTTTGACCATATTTATATGACAAACTGCAGTTTCTTGTAGGGGGGAATTGTTGAATTCACTCCAACATATGGTCATTGTCGGTGCTACATCATTTGGTTGAAATCCCATCATCCCAACCAGGTTTCACCCACTGCGCATTTCAACCTTAGTTTTAGTTGGGTTCGAAAATGTAAACtatttttgcgttttttttttgttgacgCCAGTCTGTTTTTTCCTACTCCGGCCAAATCTTGGtttagacaaaaaaaaatagcatttgTTTTTTTCGTATTCCGGCCGATTCTTGGTTTACACcaaaaaatttaaactgaatAATTTATGATTTTCAATTCTCTTGTGAGACGTAAGATTGACGAAAATCGTTGACGAGGAAAGCGAGATTCATTCAAAAATTCTTGTACGTCCATGCATGAGTCATCCAGCGAACTAATCATATCAAGGTATTACAGCCTCGTGGACAATTCTTCCAGCATAAATTCTCGAGTTGCACAAAAATTGACTCTCGATTTGGTCCCGAAAGTTACCAATTTTGAGTACTTAACTGAGCGTTGTATTTAATTGGGACTAATGGTTTTTGGAAATCCGCCTCTATTTaccataaaatataaatgacaaAACTCTTCTACTCTTGTGCTTCGCTCGGTTAAGGAGTGAGAAATGAAGCTATTCATGATCCGAGCATAAGATCAGAGGATAGTTTGCCTTCTGGGAAATAATTCCATATCTTCTTATTCATCCCCCATATCTGCATTTCAGCAGCTGAGGGCGATTTTCCCGAAGACAAGAAAGAAAACAACGAAAAATCTGAAGAAAAGCCTGCTGAACAAGCAGAGGGGACTGGAGAGACAGCAGAAGAACCTAAAGAAAACGGAGATGCACAAGAAACCAAAGCTAATGGAGGTGGGTGTATATATGAATTGTTCATATGCTTTATATTGACAATGAAAGAGTCGATGCCCAATACATATAGAATCTGATGTATGCATGTCGCATATCGCGGAatgtttaattcaaaatttgaaaacctcGAATAAAACTCTTTATTGCAATAAAGGTCAAAAATGAATGGTCGCATTTACATGTTGTAAGATAGGTTCATTTTGTCTGGGTTCCTAACAAGCTTTAACGAAGCCGTCCTGCCCAGAAAATTCCTAACATTTCAGCCTAGCAATGTCTGGGTATCGTTATTCTGACACCGGGAGTGGACAGTGCCCGGTCGTATCTcggaatttttataaatagatCCCACGCGGTTAATTAAAGTTCATATTCACAacttcaaaagatttttcttaAGCCTGGACATCGTCATCTCTATCAAAATTCAGATTCTCGTAATCATGCTTGGCCTCAGATAAAACCACCAGCTGTAAATTAAACTATTGCCGGTCAAATCAGGCCAAGTCTGGACGGTAGATAAAATGGCAGCATTTTGCAGCAGTGATTATAAAATGACCAGTTTAATATTTTCGCgacactcccgtagtatgtgtaccaggttgggttaggccataattttattcagattttccttatttcagttctattacgagttacggggactgtccgtgttagtcaagtaaatataccccctgcccataggcttccgtccctttatacaatttgatttaaagtaggcgaacaaaatttgttacctccgtattggtacacacactcctggaGCGTCTTTCGCGTTTGAGATTGAATAGAGAATAAAGTTATAACTGAGGAATCGCCAAAAAGTCGCTTATGCATCTACTGCAGATGTGTAACTGTGTTATTTAGGCATAAGGTCTTGAGATTTTTACCTCGACGTTATTACATTACAGCCTGCTTACCAAAAACCGTTCAgatcataaatatttaagtagTTTATATTCTGTGATTGTTTGTAGATGTTCCTGCTGCTGGGGGTGAGAAAACCTCCGCTGACGTCACAGAAGAACCAGCCAAAGAGAATGGTGACGCAACAAAGGTGAATGGGGATGCAAAACCAGCTGAAGATTCACAAAAAGAAATTCCTGCAGCCCAAGAAAACGCATCGGTTCCCGTCGAAGCTGCGagctaaataaaaatttccGGGTTTCAAAATCTGCTCGAATTTTCGAAGTCAGGAGTCCACGATACGGCGTGAATcaatgcaaaatttttcatttatgtCAAAAACAACATTTTCAACATTTATAAAATTACTAATGAGTTTTAAGATGTACACCAAAACGGATATTAACCGCACAACCGCTAGATGTCGCATTTCTACTAttcgattttgaattattttctgcCATAGCAACGCAACAACACTCATATAATGGCATCCTGGtagattttgattttaatttcaggctttcttcatttttgttccTGGCTCGGGTGAGAAATGAGAATGTAAATGCTTttggatgtcagagcgaaaaaaaaattgtttctctCTCTGCAAAAGTAAATAGATCAATGCGTTATTTCGATGGACCTGTTTCTAGgagaatgaaatatttcaaatattgtttcCATTTCAACAGCCCCCCTGCTCGAGTTAATTTGCCTTGTGTTATGCGCTATTCCCAAGTAAATAAATAGGCATCCTTTAATGAGCGGAAATGTCGATTTTCGCATAATTTGCCCCGCAATGTATATATCTAAGATtccatttatttctattttataatATCACTAATAATGTTACTTTGCTTTATCAAAGCAAGGAATAATGCTGACCAACAGTTGCGTTCATCCATTCTCTGAatgcctgattttttttttactatgcGAGCCTTATTGCATGTTTCACAACGTTGCTATGACAACCAATAGGTTGATGCTTCCTTTTGTGATATAGTAGTTGGATGACGTCATGTATGTGTGACACCATATTTTGTAGCGATGtgtaatttttttgatttaacgtttggaattttattttcaatctaGTTTATAGACGATGCTGTTACATGTTTGGCCTATTACGTCATCTTGTTGTAAAGTTCACCTAATGTCGtaaacgtttttttaattttgttgaaatcTTGTATGGAAGTTTATACTAACAAGCTGCTGGTGTTCAAAAGTCGTTTCTCGTGAGATATGTGGTCGTACGTCTTCTACGACCACTCTCTTAATACTACTTCAATATTGtctatatttttacttttcaaatgCCGTTGTAAATTTCGGATATTTTTCACAACCCGAGAAAAGATGATAATAAAATGTATATAGTGGTACctgattttgttttgttgcaAAATATTGGCGAGCTCGAGTGAGTGTTCGtgtgatatttattatatcgCCTAAGAGTTGTATgtattatagaaaaaaataggaggtacagaagtatgtgtaccaatatggaggtaactaattttatttgtctactttacatcaagttgtataaatggactgaatcctatgggcagggggtatattcacttggctaacacggacggccgtaatagaactaaaataggggaaaacggaataaaattatggcctcaccTAACCGCatgctacgggagtaccgaaaggAAAATGACTCCTCATGCTCACGGagcgaattttttatttttctggtaTGGCATCGTACAATTATCTATTTGTACAATTTCAGTCTGCCGTGTTCAGCCTTCTCTCTACAGCCTGTTGTGGAAATATAAACCACACACAAACTAGTTTCCAACATTTTTCTCGACCCCGATTTTTGTAAATTCGAACATCACGGGTGTTTATGACCCCACATCAAAAGAAGtacagaaatttcaaaaatcagtatTTCCTTTCAACTATACTTATGGAAGCAATGCGCCTGTACATCGTCATATTTTTGGAGTGTGACGATGCTTAGGTACAATCGAATGTTATCTTCGAATTTTGCCCCCTTTTTCTGCTATCATGGTATTTCCTTTTTGTTACTGAGTGAGTCAGGTTTTCTCCGTAACTACTTTCATGGCCGATCCTTGCTCCGATATAACTTTCGATTACGAACCTCACTCCAAAATTTATACTCAACGACTCATTACTTAGTATCTGTGACTCTGTCAAATATCTTGGAGTTATTCTAGACAATAAGCTAAACTGGCATAGGCATATTGATCAACTTGCAGGTAGACTGTCCAGAGCCATAGGTTCTATGTCTAAACTGAAACCGTTTGTATCTGAAAAGGTATTAAGAACCGTATATTTTGCTCTATTTTACTCACATCTTCAATatggaattgtggcatgggGTTCTGCCCCTAAGACTTATATGGATAGGATTAGAATACTTCAAAATCGTGCAGTAAGGTTAATGAGTGGTACTCGTTTTCGTGAGAGAATAAGTCCCAGTTATAAAAAGATGAATATTCTTACAGTAGCTGATGTATATAAACTCGAAATAGCGAAAATCATGTTTCAATTTAAACATGGAAGTCTGCCTGAAATTTTCGATAGCTACTTCACAAATTGTAGTAATGTCCACCAATACAACACTCGTTTAGCGGGTAGAGGAGCATATTTTGTTAGTCGGACAAGTTCCAGTTTGGCCCGCGACTCTATTAAAATTACTGGTCCAAGTATTTGGAACTCTATTCCCAATGAAATCATAGAATCGTCTTATAGCTGTTTCAAATATAAGTATATGAGGTatctcataaataaatattaatatgtgtagggatatattttctgtattccccctttttttttttttgcatcttCTTAATAACTATTTCACTCACGATTTGCATCtttatttttgcaaatataATCTATTAAGTCAGCTCTTTTctatattgaaatttaattttcctCCTGATGTGAACTTAGTTCAACTGTAGCACAGGAGCTTGTATGGAACACCAACAGTTTTCATCATAAGCCAAACTATAAACTATTCAGCATTTGTACTTTTTTGACATGATATGAGGTCATAGTAGTTACCGTAAACCCCTCCTATATTGTTA from the Styela clava chromosome 5, kaStyClav1.hap1.2, whole genome shotgun sequence genome contains:
- the LOC120344636 gene encoding uncharacterized protein LOC120344636 isoform X2, encoding MTEENPQVTIDSQVTEEPAKADCEVTAKAEDTPNEVETKVEDSKTEESTAEEQTEAKADEKSEEPQESIEPKEVEEPQGTTEPEPEEPQETTELKEEEPQETTKTTVEEPQESITEEAPAQAQTDEMPEEQTKTEEQVEAAQVETPKDAETAPETTEKQEVTSEPADEEQTEAKEEPKQEEAKEPDAATEEVKPEESEKEEKPTEEGKAEASASEPQTSKEQKEEKKEEEHKKKRKRLSSKSFRNVFSKMFSRKPAKVKEEAEGDFPEDKKENNEKSEEKPAEQAEGTGETAEEPKENGDAQETKANGDVPAAGGEKTSADVTEEPAKENGDATKVNGDAKPAEDSQKEIPAAQENASVPVEAAS
- the LOC120344636 gene encoding uncharacterized protein LOC120344636 isoform X1 → MTEENPQVTIDSQVTEEPAKADCEVTAKAEDTPNEVETKVEDSKTEESTAEEQTEAKADEKSEEPQESIEPKEVEEPQGTTEPEPEEPQETTELKEEEPQETTKTTVEEPQESITEEAPAQAQTDEMPEEQTKTEEQVEAAQVETPKDAETAPETTEKQEVTSEPADEEQTEAKEEPKQEEAKEPDAATEEVKPEESEKEEKPTEEGKAEASASEPQTSKEQKEEKKEEEHKKKRKRLSSKSFRNVFSKMFSRKPAKVKEEAAEGDFPEDKKENNEKSEEKPAEQAEGTGETAEEPKENGDAQETKANGDVPAAGGEKTSADVTEEPAKENGDATKVNGDAKPAEDSQKEIPAAQENASVPVEAAS